A stretch of Paracoccus sp. MA DNA encodes these proteins:
- a CDS encoding formimidoylglutamate deiminase has translation MTVIWAERALLPDGWAENVRVTVEQGRIAAVEKDAAPQGHRAGLLLPALANLHSHAFQRAMAGLSEAKGPEPRDTFWTWRQIMYRFLDHLTPEDVEAIAALVQMEMLEAGYATNVEFHYLHHRPGAGHYDNIAEMGERIAAAAGRTGIGLTLLPVHYQFGGVDRRPLAPGQNRFGTTPEEFQRLLEGCEAALRALPGDSGIGVAPHSLRAVSPEGLAACVALRPGRPLHMHLAEQVPEIEEISAAYGRRPVEWLLENHGPDRCWTLIHLTHMTEDETRRLAATGAVAGLCPITESSLGDGIFNGTIWAGESGRIGFGSDSNIRISLVEELRTLEYSQRLRDRGRAILAEPGRSTGRVIYEAGLDGGATAAGRETGAIRPGLWADLVAVGLDNPVMFGRKGDQMLDSLVFAGHDGLVRDVWSAGRHVVRDGRHMDRDRIIADYLATIARLQDRM, from the coding sequence ATGACGGTTATCTGGGCGGAACGGGCCTTGTTGCCCGATGGATGGGCAGAAAATGTCCGGGTGACGGTCGAGCAAGGCCGAATCGCCGCCGTGGAAAAGGATGCGGCGCCGCAGGGCCATCGCGCCGGCCTGCTGCTGCCGGCGCTCGCGAACCTGCACAGCCACGCCTTCCAGCGCGCCATGGCCGGGCTTTCCGAGGCGAAGGGCCCCGAGCCGCGCGACACCTTCTGGACCTGGCGGCAGATCATGTATCGCTTCCTCGACCACCTGACGCCCGAGGATGTCGAAGCCATCGCCGCGCTGGTGCAGATGGAGATGCTGGAGGCCGGCTATGCCACCAATGTCGAGTTCCACTATCTGCACCACCGTCCCGGGGCTGGGCATTACGACAATATCGCCGAGATGGGCGAACGCATCGCCGCCGCGGCCGGCCGCACCGGCATCGGCCTGACCCTGCTGCCCGTGCATTACCAGTTCGGCGGCGTGGACCGTCGGCCGCTCGCCCCCGGCCAGAACCGCTTCGGCACCACGCCCGAGGAATTCCAGCGCCTGCTGGAAGGCTGCGAGGCGGCGCTGCGCGCCCTGCCCGGCGATTCCGGCATCGGCGTCGCCCCGCATTCGCTGCGCGCCGTCTCGCCCGAGGGGCTGGCGGCCTGCGTCGCGCTGCGCCCCGGCCGGCCGCTGCACATGCACCTGGCCGAGCAGGTGCCCGAGATCGAGGAAATCAGCGCCGCCTATGGCCGCCGCCCGGTCGAATGGCTGCTGGAGAACCACGGCCCCGACCGGTGCTGGACGCTGATCCACCTGACCCACATGACCGAGGACGAGACCCGCCGCCTGGCCGCCACCGGCGCCGTGGCGGGCCTTTGCCCGATCACCGAATCGTCGCTGGGCGACGGCATCTTCAACGGCACCATCTGGGCCGGGGAAAGCGGCCGCATCGGCTTCGGCTCGGACAGCAACATCCGCATCTCGCTGGTCGAGGAGTTGCGGACGCTGGAATACAGCCAGCGCCTGCGCGACCGCGGCCGGGCGATCCTGGCCGAGCCGGGGCGCTCGACCGGCCGGGTGATCTACGAGGCCGGGCTGGACGGCGGCGCCACGGCGGCGGGGCGCGAGACCGGGGCGATCCGGCCGGGGCTCTGGGCCGATCTGGTCGCGGTCGGGCTGGACAATCCGGTGATGTTCGGCCGCAAGGGCGACCAGATGCTCGACAGCCTGGTCTTTGCCGGCCATGACGGGCTGGTCCGCGACGTCTGGTCGGCGGGCCGCCACGTGGTGCGGGACGGCCGGCATATGGACCGCGACCGCATCATCGCCGATTATCTGGCGACCATCGCCCGACTTCAGGACCGCATGTGA
- the hutI gene encoding imidazolonepropionase has product MQLLHNAQLVTMDEESGSYGLIEQGVLVIEAGRIAWVGAESDLPARYGDATRRDMGGRLVTPGLIDCHTHIVFGGDRAREFEMRLEGASYEEIARAGGGILSSVRATREADEDALLASALPRVDTLLAEGVTTLEIKSGYGLDIDSELKMLRVARRIGQVRKVTVRTTWLAAHALPPEYRDDREGYIREVVVAGMQRGHAEGLIDAVDGFCEGIAFTREEMAGIFDHAARLGLPVKLHAEQLSDLGGAAMAAQHGALSADHLEYLGPDGIEAMAASGTVAVLLPGAFYTLRETQYPPMGALRDAGVPIALATDCNPGTSPLTSLLLTMNMGATLFRMTPSECLAGVTRHAARALGLADRGRLAPGMRADLAVWDIRHPAELTYRIGFNPLHARIVGGELV; this is encoded by the coding sequence ATGCAGCTTCTCCATAACGCCCAGCTTGTCACGATGGACGAAGAATCAGGTAGTTACGGCCTGATCGAGCAGGGGGTGCTGGTGATCGAGGCCGGGCGAATCGCTTGGGTCGGCGCCGAATCGGACCTGCCTGCGCGCTATGGCGATGCGACGCGCCGCGACATGGGCGGCCGGCTGGTGACGCCGGGGCTGATCGACTGCCACACCCATATCGTCTTCGGCGGCGACCGCGCGCGCGAGTTCGAGATGCGGCTGGAGGGTGCCTCCTACGAGGAGATCGCGCGGGCCGGCGGCGGCATCCTGTCCAGCGTCCGCGCCACGCGCGAGGCGGATGAGGATGCGCTGCTGGCATCCGCCCTGCCGCGTGTCGATACGCTGCTGGCCGAGGGCGTGACGACGCTGGAGATCAAGTCGGGCTACGGGCTGGACATCGACAGCGAGCTGAAGATGCTGCGCGTCGCCCGCCGCATCGGGCAGGTCCGCAAGGTGACGGTGCGCACCACCTGGCTGGCCGCCCATGCCTTGCCGCCGGAATACAGGGACGACCGCGAGGGATATATCCGCGAGGTGGTGGTCGCCGGCATGCAGCGCGGCCATGCCGAGGGGCTGATCGACGCGGTGGACGGGTTCTGCGAGGGCATCGCGTTTACGCGCGAGGAAATGGCCGGCATCTTCGACCATGCGGCAAGGCTGGGCCTGCCGGTCAAGCTGCATGCCGAGCAGCTTTCCGACCTGGGCGGCGCGGCCATGGCGGCGCAGCACGGCGCGCTGTCGGCGGATCATCTGGAATATCTGGGACCGGACGGTATCGAGGCCATGGCGGCTTCTGGCACCGTGGCGGTGCTGCTGCCCGGCGCCTTCTATACCCTGCGCGAGACGCAATACCCGCCGATGGGCGCCTTGCGCGATGCCGGCGTGCCGATCGCGCTGGCCACCGATTGCAATCCCGGCACCTCGCCGCTGACCTCGCTGCTGCTGACCATGAACATGGGCGCGACGCTGTTCCGCATGACGCCCTCGGAATGCCTGGCGGGTGTCACGCGCCACGCCGCCCGGGCGCTGGGCCTTGCGGATCGCGGCCGGCTGGCGCCCGGCATGCGCGCCGACCTGGCGGTCTGGGACATCCGGCACCCGGCCGAACTGACCTATCGCATCGGCTTCAACCCCCTTCATGCCCGCATCGTCGGAGGCGAACTTGTCTGA
- a CDS encoding inositol monophosphatase family protein, producing the protein MASANLNIMIKAARKAGRSLVKDFREVENLQVSVKGAGDFVSRADREAERIIKEELRTARPNYGWIGEETGEEAGEDPTRRWIVDPLDGTTNFLHGLPHWAISIALEHKGEIVAGVVFDAAKDELFTAEKGDGAFLNDRRIRVSGRRQMIESIFATGVPFAGRGTLPATLRDLSRLMPLTAGVRRWGAASLDLAYVAAGRYEGYWERGIKSWDVAAGSLLVKEAGGFVESIRSEESPVESGSIVAANPQLFDEFAGIVRQRD; encoded by the coding sequence ATGGCCAGCGCCAATCTCAACATCATGATCAAGGCCGCGCGCAAGGCGGGCCGCAGCCTCGTCAAGGACTTCCGCGAGGTCGAGAACCTGCAGGTCTCGGTCAAGGGCGCCGGCGATTTCGTCAGCCGCGCCGACCGCGAGGCCGAGCGCATCATCAAGGAAGAACTGCGCACCGCCCGCCCGAACTATGGCTGGATCGGCGAGGAAACCGGCGAAGAGGCCGGCGAGGACCCGACCCGGCGCTGGATCGTCGATCCGCTGGACGGCACCACCAATTTCCTGCACGGGTTGCCGCATTGGGCGATCAGCATCGCGCTGGAGCACAAGGGCGAGATCGTCGCCGGCGTGGTCTTCGACGCCGCCAAGGACGAGCTGTTCACCGCCGAAAAGGGCGACGGCGCCTTCCTGAACGACCGCCGCATCCGCGTCTCGGGCCGCCGCCAGATGATCGAATCGATCTTCGCCACCGGCGTGCCCTTCGCCGGGCGCGGCACCCTGCCCGCCACGCTGCGCGACCTGTCGCGGCTGATGCCGCTGACCGCCGGCGTGCGGCGCTGGGGCGCGGCCTCGCTGGATCTGGCCTATGTTGCGGCCGGCCGCTACGAGGGCTATTGGGAACGCGGCATCAAGTCCTGGGACGTGGCCGCCGGCAGCCTGCTGGTGAAAGAGGCCGGCGGTTTCGTGGAATCGATCCGTTCCGAGGAAAGCCCGGTCGAATCGGGCTCGATCGTCGCCGCCAACCCGCAGCTTTTCGACGAGTTCGCAGGAATAGTGCGTCAACGGGACTGA
- a CDS encoding DMT family transporter: protein MPNNRQTGPLMAPAARPPAVPPPLAAPRAERQGTAILLICGSALIFAAQDGISRHLGAAYSPIFVIMLRYWFFAAFVILLCARAPGGLSRALHSKRPWTQIFRGVLLVAEVVITVEAFVRLGLINTHAIFACYPLLISALSGPILGEKVGWRRWAAVAVGFAGILIVLKPGSGVFSADAVLPFVGAAMFAVYGLLTRMVGRDDPAMVSFFWTGIAGAVAITLVGIWHWEPIAGRDIPWLLLLCLTAVVAHFMLIKAYELAEASALQPFSYTQLVWVSIFGVVIFGETLAPNVALGGLIVVGAGLFTWWRSRQRERAGLT from the coding sequence ATGCCAAATAACCGCCAGACGGGGCCGCTGATGGCCCCGGCAGCCCGTCCGCCTGCCGTTCCCCCGCCGCTTGCCGCGCCCCGCGCCGAACGGCAGGGCACGGCGATCCTGCTGATCTGCGGCTCGGCGCTGATCTTCGCGGCGCAGGACGGCATCTCGCGCCATCTGGGCGCAGCCTATTCGCCGATCTTCGTGATCATGCTGCGCTACTGGTTCTTCGCGGCCTTCGTGATCCTGCTTTGCGCCCGCGCGCCGGGCGGGCTGTCGCGCGCCCTGCACTCGAAACGGCCCTGGACGCAGATCTTCCGCGGCGTGCTGCTGGTGGCCGAGGTGGTGATCACGGTCGAGGCCTTCGTGCGGCTGGGCCTGATCAACACCCATGCGATCTTTGCCTGCTATCCGCTGCTGATCTCGGCGCTGTCCGGCCCGATCCTGGGCGAAAAGGTCGGCTGGCGCCGCTGGGCGGCGGTCGCCGTGGGCTTTGCGGGCATCCTCATCGTGCTGAAACCGGGCAGCGGCGTCTTCAGCGCCGATGCGGTGCTGCCCTTCGTCGGCGCGGCCATGTTCGCGGTCTATGGGCTGCTGACCCGGATGGTCGGGCGCGACGACCCGGCCATGGTCAGCTTTTTCTGGACCGGCATCGCCGGGGCGGTCGCCATCACCCTGGTCGGCATCTGGCATTGGGAACCGATCGCCGGGCGCGACATCCCCTGGCTTCTGCTGCTGTGCCTGACGGCCGTGGTGGCGCATTTCATGCTGATCAAGGCCTATGAGCTGGCCGAGGCCTCGGCCCTGCAGCCGTTTTCCTACACCCAGCTGGTCTGGGTCAGCATCTTCGGCGTGGTGATCTTCGGCGAGACGCTGGCGCCGAACGTCGCGCTCGGCGGGCTCATCGTGGTCGGCGCGGGGCTCTTCACCTGGTGGCGCTCGCGCCAGCGCGAGCGGGCCGGGCTGACGTGA
- a CDS encoding GntR family transcriptional regulator, which produces MTERSSSKAQAITSEVRRRIVDREWRQGDRIPDEAELAVEFGVARATVNKALQMLAEEGLLDRKRRAGTHVTVNPARKATLTIPIVREQIEQAGMEYSHRVIAQKESPIPAEIAQRMELPEGRMLIHLRTVHYGDGKPFQVEDRWINPGAAPGVAGIDFHRVNANEWLVRNAPWLRADMAFSAENANARDARLLETRQGSALLILQRTTFNDLGAITTVRVAFHPGYAMIATH; this is translated from the coding sequence GTGACCGAAAGAAGCTCCTCCAAGGCCCAGGCCATCACCAGCGAGGTGCGCCGCCGCATCGTGGACCGCGAATGGCGGCAGGGCGACCGCATCCCGGACGAGGCCGAGCTGGCCGTCGAGTTCGGCGTCGCCCGCGCCACGGTGAACAAGGCCCTGCAGATGCTGGCCGAGGAGGGGCTCTTGGACCGCAAGCGCCGGGCCGGCACCCATGTGACGGTGAACCCGGCGCGCAAGGCCACGCTGACCATCCCCATCGTGCGCGAGCAGATCGAGCAGGCGGGGATGGAATACAGCCACCGGGTCATCGCGCAGAAGGAAAGCCCGATCCCGGCCGAGATCGCGCAGCGCATGGAACTGCCCGAGGGGCGGATGCTGATCCATCTGCGCACCGTGCATTACGGCGACGGCAAGCCCTTCCAGGTCGAGGACCGCTGGATCAATCCCGGCGCCGCGCCCGGCGTCGCCGGCATCGACTTCCACCGCGTCAACGCCAATGAATGGCTGGTGCGCAACGCGCCCTGGCTGCGCGCCGACATGGCCTTTTCGGCCGAGAACGCCAATGCCCGCGACGCCCGGCTGCTGGAGACCCGGCAGGGCAGCGCGCTGCTGATCCTGCAGCGCACCACCTTCAACGACCTGGGCGCGATCACCACCGTCCGGGTGGCCTTTCATCCCGGCTATGCCATGATCGCAACGCACTAG
- the hutH gene encoding histidine ammonia-lyase — MSELILIPGETTLAQLEQVWRQGLAVRLADSARPGIAESAARIAAAANGDAPVYGVNTGFGKLASIKIRAEDTATLQRNLILSHCCGVGEPVEPETVRLIMVLKLLSLGRGASGVRPQVIQLIEDMLARGVLPVIPSQGSVGASGDLAPLAHMAAAMLGEGRATYDGREMPAAEALAAAGLAPVVLAAKEGLALINGTQVSTAFALAGLFEAFASARAALVTSSLSTDAIMGSTAPFLDEIHTLRGHRGQIVAARTIRALMDGSEIRESHREGDTRVQDPYCIRCQPQVTGACIDLLWQAARTLEIESNAATDNPLVLVGADRIVSGGNFHAEPVAFAADQIALAIAEIGAISQRRIALMVDPALSHDLPPFLTPDPGLNSGLMIAEVTSAALMSENKHLATPCSTDSTPTSANQEDHVSMAAHGARRLKRMNANLAQILGIEALCASAGVEFRAPLATSAPLQAVIAALRQTVPALEQDRYLAPDLAESARLVREGVLVGAVPGHLLDEVRP; from the coding sequence TTGTCTGAACTGATCCTTATCCCCGGTGAAACCACGCTCGCGCAGCTTGAACAGGTCTGGCGTCAGGGCCTAGCCGTGCGGCTGGCCGACTCGGCTCGTCCCGGCATTGCCGAATCCGCCGCGCGCATCGCCGCCGCCGCCAATGGTGACGCGCCGGTCTATGGCGTGAATACCGGCTTCGGCAAGCTCGCCTCGATCAAGATCAGGGCCGAGGACACCGCCACCCTGCAACGCAACCTGATCCTGTCGCATTGCTGCGGCGTGGGCGAGCCGGTCGAGCCGGAAACCGTGCGCCTGATCATGGTGCTGAAGCTTCTGTCGCTGGGCCGCGGCGCCTCGGGCGTGCGCCCCCAGGTGATCCAGCTGATCGAGGACATGCTGGCGCGCGGCGTGCTGCCGGTGATCCCGTCGCAGGGTTCGGTCGGCGCCTCGGGCGATCTGGCGCCGCTGGCGCATATGGCCGCCGCCATGCTGGGCGAGGGCCGCGCAACCTATGACGGCCGCGAGATGCCCGCCGCCGAGGCGTTGGCCGCCGCCGGCCTCGCGCCCGTGGTGCTGGCCGCGAAAGAGGGGCTGGCGCTGATCAACGGCACCCAGGTCTCGACCGCCTTCGCGCTGGCGGGGCTGTTCGAGGCTTTCGCCTCGGCCCGCGCGGCGCTGGTCACGTCCTCGCTTTCGACCGATGCGATCATGGGCTCGACCGCGCCCTTCCTGGACGAGATCCACACGCTGCGCGGCCATCGCGGCCAGATCGTCGCGGCGCGGACGATCCGCGCACTGATGGATGGGTCCGAGATCCGCGAGAGCCACCGCGAGGGCGATACGCGCGTGCAGGATCCCTATTGCATCCGCTGCCAGCCGCAGGTGACGGGCGCCTGCATCGACCTGCTCTGGCAGGCCGCCCGCACGCTGGAGATCGAATCGAACGCCGCCACCGACAACCCGCTGGTGCTGGTCGGCGCCGACCGCATCGTCTCGGGCGGCAACTTCCATGCCGAGCCGGTGGCCTTCGCCGCCGACCAGATCGCGCTGGCCATTGCCGAGATCGGCGCCATTTCCCAGCGCCGCATTGCGCTGATGGTCGATCCGGCGCTGTCGCATGACCTGCCGCCCTTCCTGACCCCCGATCCGGGGCTGAACTCGGGCCTGATGATCGCGGAAGTGACCTCGGCGGCGCTGATGAGCGAGAACAAGCACCTGGCGACGCCGTGCAGCACCGACTCGACGCCGACCTCGGCGAATCAGGAGGATCACGTCAGCATGGCCGCGCATGGCGCCCGGCGGCTGAAGCGCATGAATGCGAACCTCGCGCAGATCCTGGGCATCGAGGCGCTTTGCGCCAGCGCGGGCGTCGAGTTCCGCGCGCCGCTGGCGACCTCGGCGCCCTTGCAGGCGGTGATCGCCGCGCTGCGCCAGACGGTGCCGGCGCTGGAGCAGGACCGCTATCTTGCCCCCGACCTGGCCGAATCCGCCCGGCTGGTGCGCGAGGGCGTGCTGGTCGGCGCCGTTCCCGGCCACCTGCTGGACGAGGTGCGGCCGTGA